A portion of the Sandaracinaceae bacterium genome contains these proteins:
- a CDS encoding GGDEF domain-containing protein, which translates to MRPHSPRCRARWYAPRLSSEPQLRDRSLAERCFAVQALVVPFLVVYWGVCQYVLHAEALRWVFDMRVLRVTQSILIGYAIVWGALMALTVGIIRRGFRGPTWLGHLTVQLYALPNLYAAYLLGPVTSPFLVVLLGSGLLGLLIFPPRIAWTAVATVAIGLVVPEVARLAGIIPYAPLLYSSPHDDPNVTHFWSGLMWFIVASVSMLLMTLFHLLLQDLRAREAALSAMTRTDALTGLYNRRHFMEHLTREHGRSARYGRPLSCIMIDLDHFKRINDEHGHAVGDIVLKETSRRLSLALRATDMIARLGGEEFGALLPDTDIDGAENVAERCRELVGATPVVIEGRPQVSVTASFGVAVLDTAIMPGPEDLLRAADTALYSSKGRGRNRVSISDAGLDSFHSDPVG; encoded by the coding sequence ATGCGCCCACATTCGCCACGCTGCAGAGCGCGCTGGTATGCTCCCCGCCTGTCCTCCGAACCACAGCTCCGCGACCGCTCCCTGGCCGAGCGCTGCTTCGCGGTCCAGGCGCTGGTCGTCCCTTTCCTGGTGGTCTACTGGGGCGTGTGCCAGTACGTGCTTCACGCCGAAGCGCTGCGCTGGGTGTTCGACATGCGCGTGCTGCGCGTCACGCAGTCCATCCTCATCGGCTATGCCATCGTCTGGGGTGCGCTCATGGCGCTCACCGTCGGCATCATCCGTCGCGGCTTCCGTGGCCCCACGTGGCTGGGCCACCTCACGGTGCAGCTCTACGCGCTCCCCAACTTGTACGCCGCGTACCTGCTGGGGCCCGTGACCAGCCCCTTCCTGGTGGTGCTGCTGGGCAGCGGCCTGCTGGGCCTGCTCATCTTCCCGCCGCGCATCGCGTGGACGGCTGTGGCCACGGTGGCCATCGGCTTGGTGGTGCCCGAGGTGGCGCGCCTCGCGGGGATCATCCCCTATGCGCCGTTGCTGTACTCGTCGCCGCACGACGACCCGAACGTCACCCACTTCTGGTCCGGGCTCATGTGGTTCATCGTGGCGTCGGTCAGCATGCTGCTCATGACGCTGTTCCACCTGCTGCTCCAGGACCTGCGGGCACGCGAGGCTGCGCTCAGCGCCATGACGCGCACCGACGCGCTCACGGGGCTCTACAACCGGCGGCACTTCATGGAGCACCTCACGCGCGAGCACGGGCGGTCAGCGCGCTACGGTCGGCCGCTGAGCTGCATCATGATCGACCTCGACCACTTCAAGCGCATCAACGACGAGCACGGCCACGCGGTGGGCGACATCGTGCTCAAGGAGACGTCCAGGCGCCTGAGCCTGGCGCTGCGCGCCACCGACATGATCGCGCGGCTGGGTGGCGAAGAGTTCGGGGCGCTGCTGCCCGACACGGACATCGACGGGGCAGAGAACGTGGCCGAGCGCTGCCGCGAGCTGGTGGGGGCCACCCCCGTGGTCATCGAGGGGCGCCCGCAAGTGAGCGTCACGGCCAGCTTCGGCGTGGCGGTGCTGGACACCGCCATCATGCCGGGCCCGGAAGACCTGCTGCGCGCGGCCGACACGGCGCTCTACTCGTCGAAGGGGCGCGGGCGAAACCGCGTCTCAATCTCCGACGCTGGGCTCGACTCCTTCCACTCCGATCCCGTCGGCTGA
- a CDS encoding phytanoyl-CoA dioxygenase family protein, producing the protein MNATSPNTDTARTSRHMPDPSVFDDEVPPLDESDLLTLPPLDARKLASELPIGTRFKLRETITPTQYAFLQVNGCIVFARVTTAAEVARVLDEVDRVEQKLLAEGIESICGVPVWFGTGADGKPFLQRMGFSSYYSEWLESFVTDARFEPIRRLIGEHARIGTREKDGVVFNRYVNLPGSLRPDLAWHTDALRDVFYNREMPGPMLNVGFHFDRIRPEDGGLRVIPRTHTQSAWDTVFHKVHFVSNDDDPREVMVETWPGDLTVHDGRMWHRVKGSPYDGARSLRRSMYVPYVVDDYQPKDASTATNAYMKVFDGIMKVRGAVAKKKQQQARR; encoded by the coding sequence ATGAACGCCACCAGCCCGAACACCGACACCGCGCGAACCTCGCGCCACATGCCCGACCCGAGCGTCTTCGACGACGAGGTGCCGCCCCTCGACGAGTCGGACCTGCTGACCCTGCCGCCGCTGGACGCGCGCAAGCTGGCCAGCGAGCTCCCCATCGGCACGCGCTTCAAGCTGCGCGAGACCATCACGCCCACGCAGTACGCGTTCCTGCAGGTCAACGGCTGCATCGTGTTCGCGCGCGTGACCACGGCGGCCGAGGTCGCCCGCGTGCTCGACGAGGTGGACCGGGTGGAGCAGAAGCTGCTGGCCGAGGGCATCGAGTCCATCTGCGGCGTGCCCGTGTGGTTCGGCACCGGCGCGGACGGCAAGCCCTTCCTGCAGCGCATGGGCTTCTCCTCGTACTACTCGGAGTGGCTCGAGTCCTTCGTGACCGACGCGCGCTTCGAGCCCATCCGCCGGCTCATCGGTGAGCACGCCCGCATCGGCACGCGCGAGAAGGACGGCGTGGTCTTCAACCGCTACGTCAACCTGCCGGGCAGCCTGCGTCCGGATCTGGCGTGGCACACCGACGCCCTGCGCGACGTGTTCTACAACCGCGAGATGCCCGGTCCCATGCTGAACGTGGGCTTCCACTTCGACCGCATCCGCCCCGAAGACGGCGGCCTGCGCGTGATCCCGCGCACGCACACGCAGAGCGCCTGGGACACCGTGTTCCACAAGGTGCACTTCGTGAGCAACGACGACGACCCGCGCGAGGTCATGGTGGAGACCTGGCCCGGTGACCTCACCGTGCACGACGGCCGCATGTGGCACCGCGTGAAGGGCTCGCCCTACGACGGCGCCCGCAGCCTGCGCCGCAGCATGTACGTCCCCTACGTGGTGGACGACTACCAGCCGAAGGACGCCAGCACCGCCACCAACGCGTACATGAAGGTGTTCGACGGCATCATGAAGGTGCGCGGCGCGGTGGCGAAGAAGAAGCAGCAGCAGGCCCGGCGCTGA